A single Bufo bufo chromosome 6, aBufBuf1.1, whole genome shotgun sequence DNA region contains:
- the C6H17orf75 gene encoding LOW QUALITY PROTEIN: protein Njmu-R1 (The sequence of the model RefSeq protein was modified relative to this genomic sequence to represent the inferred CDS: inserted 1 base in 1 codon) yields MLPAQSSLAESVDGDDVRSEDGGDERKGERPGGHYYCLYQYQQAGGLSLVDTNLAAEADPELRTXIAKRLSRGAMFEGVGNVSSVDLGSPEYVLGCYYCLIQGKAEECSATAPPEHIICFLGGSEKGLDLFRLELDHYVDGLKSKLKMGYLELEIRPYLVAWFEDSVLPIHRVVNLFQEKLAYLLYAALSYTPVEVVNSTEQTQNDISRFLTSASLQGLVQEGTMTSLCLAMTELQQQRSVTVDVSDGQPQLGNAVSNRFCEDWMQVFINTYDGGSPFLFRQKLENFKLKVIQDMNNLKRLIRQAESSHYALFRCYNFLKNCGNGDLLLQIVAVEHAELPEARSVVRVLEEFIREEGFPVRDS; encoded by the exons ATGTTACCGGCGCAGAGCTCTCTGGCCGAGTCCGTGGACGGTGACGATGTGAGAAGCGAGGATGGCGGCGACGAGAGGAAGGGAGAGCGGCCCGGCGGCCATTACTACTGCCTGTACCAGTACCAGCAGGCCGGGGG CCTGTCTCTGGTAGACACGAACCTCGCTGCTGAGGCCGACCCCGAGCTCCGGA TCATAGCAAAGCGCTTGTCCCGAGGAGCCATGTTTGAGGGTGTGGGGAACGTGTCATCTGTGGACCTTGG CTCTCCTGAATATGTGCTGGGCTGTTACTACTGCCTGATACAAGGTAAAGCAGAGGAGTGCAGCGCGACTGCACCCCCGGAACACATCATCTGCTTCCTGGGGGGCAGCGAGAAAGGCCTGGATCT CTTCAGACTTGAGCTGGATCATTATGTGGACGGCCTGAAGAGCAAATTAAAG ATGGGTTACCTGGAGTTGGAGATTCGGCCATATCTCGTTGCCTGGTTTGAAGATTCAGTGTTGCCCATACATCGGGTGGTGAACCTCTTTCAGGAGAAGCTGGCTTACTTGCTGTATGCG GCGCTGAGCTACACCCCTGTGGAAGTTGTGAACTCCACTGAGCAGACGCAGAACGATATCAGTAG GTTCCTGACCTCGGCCAGTCTGCAGGGCTTAGTCCAGGAGGGAACCATGACATCCCTGTGCCTGGCAATgactgagctgcagcagcagcgaTCTGTGACCGTGGACGTCAGCGACGGTCAGCCGCAGCTGGGTAATGCAG TCAGTAACCGCTTCTGTGAGGACTGGATGCAGGTCTTCATCAACACCTACGATGGGGGCAGCCCCTTTCTCTTCCGCCAGAAGCTGGAGAACTTCAAGCTGAAG GTCATTCAAGACATGAACAATCTGAAGCGCCTGATCCGCCAGGCGGAGAGCAGCCATTACGCCCTGTTCCGCTGCTACAACTTCCTGAAGAACTGTGGGAATGGCGACCTCCTGCTGCAGATCGTGGCGGTGGAGCACGCCGAGCTGCCCGAGGCCCGGAGCGTGGTGAGGGTGCTGGAGGAGTTCATCCGCGAGGAAGGCTTCCCCGTCCGTGACTCCTGA